A region from the Cervus elaphus chromosome 10, mCerEla1.1, whole genome shotgun sequence genome encodes:
- the EPO gene encoding erythropoietin, producing MGARDCTPLLLLSFLLFPLGLPVLGAPPRLICDSRVLERYILEAREAENATMGCVEGCSFNENITVPDTKVNFYAWKRMEVQQQALEVWQGLAQLSEAILRGQVLLANASQPCEALRLHVDKAVSGLRSLTSLLRALGAQKEAIPLPDATPSAAPLRTFTVDALSKLFRIYSNFLRGKLTLYTGEACRRGDR from the exons ATGGGGGCGCGCG ACTGTActccgctgctgctgctgtcctTTCTGCTGTTTCCTCTGGGCCTCCCAGTCCTGGGCGCCCCCCCACGCCTGATCTGTGACAGCCGAGTCCTGGAGAGGTACATCCTGGAGGCCAGGGAGGCCGAAAATGCCACG ATGGGCTGTGTGGAAGGCTGCAGCTTCAATGAGAATATCACTGTCCCAGACACCAAGGTTAACTTCTATGCCTGGAAGAGGATGGAG GTCCAGCAACAGGCCCTGGAAGTCTGGCAGGGCCTGGCCCAGCTCTCAGAAGCTATCCTGCGGGGCCAGGTCCTATTGGCCAACGCATCCCAGCCATGTGAGGCCCTGCGGCTGCATGTGGACAAAGCTGTCAGCGGCCTCCGCAGTCTCACCTCTCTGCTTCGGGCACTGGGAGCCCAG AAAGAAGCCATCCCCCTTCCGGATGCAACCCCTTCCGCAGCCCCACTCCGAACATTCACTGTTGATGCTTTGTCCAAGCTTTTCCGAATATACTCCAATTTCCTGCGGGGAAAGCTGACGTTGTACACAGGGGAGGCCTGCAGGAGAGGGGACAGGTGA
- the POP7 gene encoding ribonuclease P protein subunit p20 produces the protein MAENREPRGTVEAELDPVEYTLRKRLPHRLPRRPNDIYVNMKTDFKAQLARCQKLLDGGARGQNACSEIYIHGLGLAINRAINIALQLQAGSFGSLQVAANTSTVELVDELEPETDSREPLTRIRNNSAIHIRVFRVTPK, from the coding sequence ATGGCCGAAAACCGAGAGCCCCGCGGGACCGTCGAGGCTGAGCTGGACCCGGTGGAGTACACCCTGCGGAAGCGGCTTCCCCACCGCCTGCCCCGGAGGCCCAATGACATCTATGTCAACATGAAGACTGACTTTAAGGCGCAGCTGGCCCGCTGCCAGAAGCTGTTGGACGGAGGGGCGCGGGGTCAGAACGCATGCAGTGAGATCTACATCCACGGCTTGGGCCTGGCCATCAACCGGGCCATCAACATTGCCTTACAACTGCAGGCGGGCAGCTTCGGGTCCTTGCAAGTGGCTGCCAATACCTCCACCGTGGAACTTGTCGATGAGCTGGAACCAGAGACGGATTCACGAGAGCCGCTGACCCGGATCCGCAACAACTCTGCCATCCATATCCGCGTCTTCAGGGTCACGCCCAAGTAA